The following proteins are co-located in the Blastopirellula marina genome:
- a CDS encoding sulfatase — MHGLFNLTSDNSSRYLLHRFATLFFVLTLLSASIFPIDHAYSAEQDRVPNIVLIFIDDMGYGDVEFNGAEGPRTPNLNQMAAEGMKFTDFYVGCAVCSGSRTALMTGTHYQRLSMPPVLFPNSNVGLHPDEQTMAEMLRDAGYRTACIGKWHLGHLPPCLPTYQGFQSYYGIPYSNDMWIDPANKRSDDILLREGVTQQELEEGYTRKDRVPLFRDEEIIEYPVDQNTITKRYTEEAIRVIQDSKDKPFFIYLPHTMVHLPLHVSDRFRGRTDKLIWDAIEEVDWSVGEILKTLKQEGLAENTLVIFTSDNGAAVGSSLPLRAQKGSVYDGGIREPTLMWWPGKIPAGSVYREVTASIDILPTLAKLCGGKLSGRRIDGLDISEVMFTENAKGPHESYVLMHGPGTVRSGKWKYYPWKERKTGREAPKGRAPSDEPVQLYDIAADISETTNLAEAHPEVCQRLQMLYDQHVADIQASRRPTAQLVRPEGAPPPLHPNQWKKKEAENKK, encoded by the coding sequence ATGCATGGCTTGTTCAATCTGACCAGCGATAACTCCAGCCGCTATTTATTACACAGATTCGCTACACTTTTCTTTGTCCTGACTCTTCTTTCGGCCTCAATATTCCCGATCGATCACGCATATTCAGCAGAACAAGATCGTGTACCCAACATCGTACTCATCTTCATCGATGATATGGGTTACGGCGATGTTGAGTTCAACGGGGCGGAGGGGCCGCGGACGCCGAATTTGAATCAGATGGCGGCAGAGGGGATGAAGTTCACCGACTTCTATGTGGGCTGTGCGGTCTGTTCTGGATCACGGACGGCACTGATGACAGGGACTCATTATCAACGATTAAGTATGCCTCCAGTTCTCTTTCCGAACAGCAATGTCGGATTGCATCCAGACGAGCAAACGATGGCGGAAATGTTGAGGGACGCCGGTTATCGCACGGCGTGCATCGGTAAATGGCACTTGGGGCACCTACCTCCCTGCCTTCCGACCTATCAAGGGTTTCAAAGCTACTACGGTATTCCTTACAGCAACGACATGTGGATCGACCCGGCCAACAAGCGTTCGGACGACATCCTGCTTCGTGAAGGCGTGACGCAACAGGAGTTGGAGGAAGGCTACACCCGCAAGGATCGCGTACCTCTATTCCGTGACGAAGAAATCATCGAATACCCGGTCGATCAAAACACGATCACCAAACGTTATACCGAAGAAGCGATTCGCGTCATTCAGGACAGCAAGGACAAGCCGTTCTTCATCTACCTACCTCATACGATGGTCCACCTGCCACTCCATGTCAGCGATCGCTTTCGGGGACGAACGGATAAATTAATCTGGGATGCCATCGAAGAGGTTGATTGGTCGGTCGGTGAAATCTTGAAAACGCTGAAACAGGAGGGCTTGGCCGAAAACACCCTAGTCATTTTTACCAGTGATAACGGAGCGGCCGTCGGTTCCTCGCTGCCCCTGCGGGCCCAAAAAGGAAGTGTCTACGATGGAGGCATCCGTGAGCCAACGCTCATGTGGTGGCCAGGCAAAATTCCTGCCGGCAGCGTTTATCGTGAGGTAACCGCGTCGATTGATATCCTGCCAACGCTCGCCAAGTTGTGTGGAGGGAAGCTCTCCGGTCGCCGGATCGATGGACTTGATATCAGCGAAGTAATGTTCACCGAAAACGCGAAGGGTCCGCACGAATCGTACGTGCTGATGCACGGCCCAGGTACCGTACGTTCCGGAAAGTGGAAGTACTATCCTTGGAAAGAACGGAAGACAGGCCGGGAAGCCCCCAAGGGTCGCGCGCCATCCGATGAACCGGTTCAGCTATACGACATCGCCGCCGACATCTCCGAGACGACCAACTTGGCGGAAGCGCATCCAGAAGTTTGCCAACGTCTTCAAATGCTGTACGACCAACATGTAGCCGACATCCAGGCCAGCAGGCGTCCGACGGCGCAACTCGTCCGCCCCGAAGGCGCACCTCCGCCGCTTCATCCCAACCAGTGGAAAAAGAAAGAAGCAGAGAACAAAAAGTAA